Proteins from a genomic interval of Rhodopseudomonas julia:
- a CDS encoding CoA transferase subunit A: protein MCEVICVDDAVERIEDGAVVMIGGFMGSGTPPRLIDALVRQKKSDLTIISNDTAKPGIGIGKLIDAGLVRKVVTSHIGTNPVTQKLMIAEELDVELVPQGTLAERIRAGGFGLGGVLTRTGVGTLAAEGETTLEVDGETYVLAKPLRADVALINAKLTDYLGNLTYALTARNFNPLMAMAADKVFAEAEAIVPVGTLAPDVIATPHVLVDYLVSKEACHG, encoded by the coding sequence ATGTGCGAAGTCATCTGCGTCGACGATGCCGTTGAACGGATCGAAGACGGCGCGGTGGTGATGATCGGCGGTTTCATGGGCTCCGGCACGCCGCCGCGGCTGATCGATGCCCTGGTTCGGCAGAAGAAGTCCGATCTCACGATCATCTCAAACGATACGGCGAAACCCGGCATCGGCATCGGCAAGCTCATCGATGCCGGCCTCGTGCGCAAGGTCGTCACCAGCCATATCGGCACCAATCCGGTCACCCAGAAGCTGATGATCGCCGAGGAGCTCGACGTGGAGCTGGTGCCGCAGGGCACGCTCGCCGAGCGCATCCGGGCGGGCGGCTTCGGCCTCGGCGGGGTTCTCACCCGCACCGGCGTCGGCACGCTGGCGGCCGAAGGCGAGACGACGCTCGAGGTCGACGGCGAGACCTATGTGCTCGCCAAGCCGTTGCGCGCCGATGTGGCGCTCATCAACGCCAAGCTCACCGATTATCTCGGCAATCTCACCTATGCGCTGACGGCGAGGAACTTCAATCCGCTGATGGCGATGGCGGCCGACAAGGTGTTCGCCGAAGCCGAAGCGATCGTCCCGGTCGGAACGCTGGCGCCCGATGTGATCGCCACGCCGCATGTCCTGGTCGACTATCTGGTCTCGAAGGAAGCCTGCCATGGATAA
- a CDS encoding bifunctional enoyl-CoA hydratase/phosphate acetyltransferase produces the protein MTAFSQIPETRSQLARLKELCAHLPPLPTSVIYPCDETSLRSAADGAREALIDPVLVGPSAMIEKLALAHEIDISGLRIVEAPNAAAAAARGIDLAREGETGAVMKGALHSDELMGAVVKRDRGLRTSKRISHVFMMRVPTYPKSLMITDGVVNIAPTLEDKAHIAQNAIDLARALGVEAPRVAVLSAVETVNPKIPSTVDAAALCKMADRGQIRGGIIDGPLAFDNAISAEAAQTKGIVSEVAGRPDILLVPDLAAGNMLVKELTFLGRAEVAGIVLGTAVPVMLTSRADSLDSRLSSCALASLVANHAAVA, from the coding sequence ATGACCGCCTTTTCTCAGATCCCCGAAACGCGCTCGCAGCTCGCCCGCCTCAAAGAGCTTTGCGCGCATCTGCCGCCGCTGCCGACCTCCGTCATCTATCCGTGCGATGAGACCTCTCTGCGCAGTGCGGCCGACGGTGCGCGCGAGGCGCTGATCGATCCCGTGCTCGTCGGTCCGAGCGCGATGATCGAGAAGCTCGCGCTCGCCCATGAGATCGATATTTCGGGCCTGCGCATCGTCGAGGCGCCGAATGCGGCGGCCGCTGCCGCGCGCGGCATCGATCTCGCCCGGGAAGGGGAGACCGGCGCGGTGATGAAGGGGGCGCTGCATTCCGACGAATTGATGGGCGCCGTCGTCAAGCGCGACCGCGGCCTGCGCACGTCAAAGCGCATCAGCCACGTCTTCATGATGCGCGTTCCGACCTATCCGAAATCGCTGATGATCACCGACGGCGTCGTCAACATCGCGCCGACGCTCGAAGACAAGGCGCATATTGCGCAAAACGCCATCGACCTGGCGCGGGCGCTGGGCGTGGAGGCGCCGCGGGTCGCGGTTCTTTCCGCAGTCGAAACCGTCAATCCGAAGATCCCGTCGACCGTCGATGCGGCGGCGCTCTGCAAGATGGCCGATCGCGGCCAGATCCGCGGCGGCATCATCGACGGGCCGCTCGCCTTCGACAATGCCATCTCCGCAGAGGCGGCGCAAACCAAGGGCATCGTCTCGGAAGTCGCGGGCCGTCCCGACATCCTGCTCGTCCCCGATCTCGCGGCCGGCAACATGCTCGTCAAGGAACTCACTTTCCTCGGGCGCGCCGAGGTCGCCGGCATCGTTCTCGGCACCGCCGTTCCGGTGATGCTGACGAGCCGCGCCGACAGCCTCGATTCCCGCCTGTCCTCCTGTGCGCTCGCCTCTCTCGTCGCCAACCATGCCGCGGTTGCGTGA
- a CDS encoding acyclic terpene utilization AtuA family protein, with amino-acid sequence MKTIRIGAGAGYSGDRIEPALELAQKGKIDYLVFECLAERTIAIAQKAKLADPSKGYDALLAERMETVLKVCAEKGIKIITNMGAANPQAGAEKTREIAAAQGLSLKIASVSGDDVLETLKSGDIKITETGQPAASMSNVLVSGNAYLGAAPIVEALEQGADVVITGRVADPALFLAPQIKEFGWAFDDWAHLAKGTAVGHLLECGGQVTGGYFAEPGRKDVPGLGRLGFPIAEVSEDGSFVITKVESAGGHVTTDTCKEQILYEVHDPKSYLTPDVTADFSQITFTQEGPDRVRVEGVTGRERPATLKVSVGYVDGYIGEGQISYAGPGALARAKLALEIVQERLGIIGLKSSELRYDLIGVNAIHRDVLAPQPEPTEVRARVTGRCESMKEAVRIGNEVETLYTNGPAGGGGATKSARQVVAMLSALVPRAAVTPRIQIIEVQS; translated from the coding sequence ATGAAAACCATTCGTATCGGTGCCGGTGCCGGGTATTCCGGAGACCGCATCGAGCCGGCGCTCGAGCTCGCCCAAAAAGGCAAGATCGACTACCTCGTCTTCGAGTGCCTGGCCGAGCGCACGATCGCCATCGCCCAGAAGGCGAAGCTCGCCGATCCCAGCAAGGGTTACGACGCTCTCTTGGCAGAGCGCATGGAGACCGTTCTCAAGGTCTGTGCCGAAAAGGGCATCAAGATCATCACCAATATGGGCGCGGCGAACCCGCAAGCCGGGGCCGAGAAGACCCGGGAAATCGCGGCTGCACAGGGGCTTTCCCTGAAAATCGCCTCCGTGTCCGGCGACGACGTTCTGGAGACCTTGAAGTCCGGCGACATCAAGATCACCGAGACCGGGCAGCCGGCGGCGTCGATGTCGAATGTGCTCGTCTCCGGCAATGCCTATCTCGGCGCCGCGCCGATCGTGGAGGCGCTGGAGCAGGGGGCCGATGTCGTCATCACCGGCCGCGTTGCGGATCCGGCGCTGTTTCTTGCTCCGCAGATCAAGGAGTTCGGCTGGGCCTTCGACGATTGGGCGCATCTCGCCAAGGGGACGGCCGTCGGCCATCTTCTGGAATGCGGCGGCCAGGTCACCGGCGGCTATTTCGCAGAGCCGGGCCGCAAGGACGTGCCGGGTCTCGGCCGTCTCGGCTTTCCGATCGCGGAAGTCAGCGAGGACGGCAGCTTCGTCATCACCAAGGTGGAGAGCGCGGGCGGTCACGTCACGACCGACACCTGCAAAGAGCAGATCCTCTACGAGGTGCATGATCCGAAGAGCTATCTGACGCCCGACGTGACGGCCGATTTCTCGCAGATCACCTTCACCCAGGAAGGCCCGGACCGGGTGCGGGTCGAGGGCGTGACGGGCCGCGAGAGGCCGGCGACGCTGAAGGTCTCCGTCGGCTATGTCGACGGATATATCGGCGAGGGGCAGATCTCCTATGCGGGACCGGGCGCCTTGGCCCGGGCGAAGCTCGCTCTGGAGATCGTCCAGGAGCGGCTCGGCATCATCGGGCTTAAAAGCAGCGAGCTGCGCTACGACCTCATCGGCGTCAACGCCATCCATCGCGACGTCCTCGCGCCCCAGCCGGAACCCACAGAAGTGCGTGCCCGTGTCACCGGCCGTTGCGAGAGCATGAAAGAGGCCGTGCGCATCGGCAACGAGGTGGAGACCCTCTACACGAACGGCCCGGCCGGCGGCGGCGGTGCGACCAAATCGGCCCGCCAGGTCGTGGCGATGCTTTCCGCCCTCGTGCCACGGGCAGCCGTGACCCCGCGGATCCAGATCATTGAGGTGCAATCATGA
- a CDS encoding acetyl-CoA C-acetyltransferase has translation MTDIVITAAARTAIGSFAGGLSTVPAAELGAVVIRALLSRAGLAPQEVDDVILGHVLTAGLGQNPARQAAIQAGLPVTTTALTVNQVCGSGLRAVALGLQSLTCGDANVIIAGGQENMSLAPHATYLRKGVKMGPAEMVDTMIKDGLWDAFNDYHMGMTAENVADGYGITREMQDAFAAASQRKAAAARDEGRFAAEIVPVSVHSRKGETIVDADEFIRPDTTPEGLAKLRPAFSKSGSVTAGNASGINDGAAGVVLMTAANAEKRGAIPMARIVSWATAGVDPKIMGTGPIAASRKALDKAGWSASDLDLIEANEAFAAQAIAVNTELDFDTDKVNVNGGAIALGHPIGASGARILVTLLNEMQRRDAKKGLATLCIGGGMGMALCVARD, from the coding sequence ATGACTGACATCGTAATCACCGCAGCCGCACGCACCGCCATCGGATCGTTCGCAGGCGGGCTTTCCACGGTTCCGGCGGCAGAGCTCGGCGCGGTCGTCATCCGCGCGCTTCTGAGCCGAGCGGGCCTGGCCCCACAGGAAGTCGACGACGTGATCCTCGGCCATGTGCTGACGGCGGGGCTCGGGCAGAATCCGGCGCGGCAGGCGGCGATCCAGGCCGGGCTGCCGGTGACCACGACGGCTTTGACCGTCAACCAGGTTTGCGGCTCGGGGCTGCGCGCCGTGGCGCTCGGCCTGCAATCTCTCACCTGCGGCGACGCCAATGTCATCATCGCCGGCGGGCAGGAGAATATGAGCCTCGCCCCGCATGCCACCTATCTGCGCAAGGGCGTCAAGATGGGGCCGGCCGAGATGGTCGATACGATGATCAAGGACGGCCTGTGGGACGCCTTCAATGATTATCACATGGGCATGACGGCGGAGAACGTCGCCGACGGTTACGGCATCACCCGCGAGATGCAGGATGCCTTTGCCGCCGCCTCGCAGCGCAAGGCCGCAGCGGCCCGTGACGAGGGTCGTTTCGCCGCCGAGATCGTTCCCGTGAGCGTGCATTCGCGCAAGGGTGAGACGATCGTCGACGCCGACGAGTTCATCCGCCCCGACACGACGCCGGAAGGCCTTGCGAAGCTCAGGCCCGCCTTCAGCAAATCCGGCAGCGTTACGGCCGGCAATGCGTCGGGCATCAACGACGGTGCGGCCGGCGTGGTTTTGATGACGGCGGCGAATGCCGAAAAGCGCGGCGCGATCCCGATGGCACGCATCGTCTCCTGGGCGACCGCCGGCGTCGATCCGAAGATCATGGGCACCGGCCCGATCGCCGCATCGCGCAAGGCGCTCGACAAGGCCGGCTGGTCGGCCTCCGATCTCGATCTGATCGAGGCCAACGAGGCCTTTGCCGCGCAGGCGATCGCCGTCAACACCGAGCTCGATTTCGACACCGACAAGGTCAACGTCAATGGCGGGGCGATCGCGCTCGGCCATCCGATAGGGGCCTCCGGTGCCCGTATTCTGGTGACGCTTCTCAACGAAATGCAGCGCCGCGACGCCAAGAAGGGCCTCGCCACGTTGTGCATCGGCGGCGGCATGGGCATGGCGCTCTGCGTCGCCCGCGATTGA
- a CDS encoding DMT family transporter, with protein MPWIYLVVAGILEVIWAFAMKQSYGFSRLIPSLITVIAMAASLWLLAVAMRSIPLGTAYTIWTGIGAMGAFVVGIVFLGEPVNAARILAALLIVSGLVLMRVASA; from the coding sequence GTGCCTTGGATCTATCTCGTCGTCGCCGGTATTCTCGAAGTCATCTGGGCCTTTGCGATGAAGCAGTCGTATGGCTTCAGTCGGCTCATTCCGTCACTCATTACGGTGATCGCCATGGCGGCGAGCCTGTGGCTTTTGGCGGTCGCCATGCGCAGCATCCCGCTCGGCACCGCCTACACGATCTGGACCGGCATCGGAGCGATGGGCGCCTTCGTCGTCGGGATCGTCTTTCTGGGTGAGCCGGTGAATGCGGCGAGGATTTTGGCCGCGCTCCTGATCGTTTCGGGGCTCGTGCTGATGCGGGTCGCAAGCGCTTGA
- a CDS encoding glycosyltransferase, protein MKVLILTYGSRGDVEPYVALGLGLEAHGHDVVLATSRRFQGFVEAHGLRFGPLSDALLAILDTDQGKALLEKGGGLFQVVKSSLEMWRQLKPLQQALIQECWEVARAFDPEIIVYHSKAAAAPSIADKLGCACVLATPVPMHVPTRAFRFAILPRLPLGGWVNKASYGLTNGVVKRVFGPLIQDFRGSLDLPAIKSYEPLTRSDGSDIPVLHGFSEVVLPRPEDWPESAHVTGYWFLPDDADWTPPDALAAFLAAGRPPVYVGFGSMSVRQPETLARLSVEALVAAGVRGILASGWGALKAEDLPENVLLIKEAPHSWLFPKMAAIVHHGGAGTTAAALRAGKPSLVVPFFGDQPFWGARVHAIGAGPKPIPRGKLTAGRLAAALRVMTQSQEMRERAAEIGALISNEDGVAVARGLIESAGAGPARR, encoded by the coding sequence ATGAAAGTGCTCATCCTCACCTATGGATCGCGCGGCGATGTCGAGCCCTATGTGGCGCTGGGCCTCGGGCTCGAGGCGCATGGCCATGACGTCGTGCTGGCGACGAGCCGGCGGTTTCAGGGCTTCGTCGAGGCGCATGGATTGCGCTTCGGGCCGCTCAGCGACGCGCTTCTTGCGATCCTCGACACCGATCAGGGCAAGGCGCTGTTGGAGAAGGGCGGCGGCCTCTTTCAGGTCGTCAAAAGCAGCCTCGAGATGTGGCGGCAGCTGAAGCCCTTGCAGCAGGCGCTGATACAGGAATGCTGGGAGGTTGCCCGGGCGTTTGATCCCGAGATCATCGTCTATCATTCGAAAGCGGCCGCTGCGCCCTCGATCGCCGACAAGCTCGGCTGCGCCTGCGTGCTCGCGACGCCCGTGCCGATGCATGTGCCAACGCGGGCTTTCCGCTTCGCGATTCTGCCGCGACTGCCCCTGGGGGGCTGGGTCAACAAGGCGAGCTACGGGCTCACCAATGGCGTCGTGAAAAGGGTTTTCGGGCCTCTCATCCAGGATTTCAGGGGCTCGCTCGATCTGCCTGCGATCAAGAGCTACGAGCCGCTGACGCGAAGCGACGGGAGCGATATCCCGGTGCTGCACGGCTTCAGCGAGGTGGTGCTGCCGCGCCCCGAGGACTGGCCCGAGAGCGCCCATGTCACCGGCTATTGGTTTCTGCCCGACGACGCCGATTGGACGCCGCCCGATGCGCTTGCCGCATTTCTCGCGGCCGGCCGGCCGCCCGTCTATGTCGGCTTCGGCTCGATGTCGGTGCGGCAGCCGGAGACGCTCGCCCGGCTCTCGGTGGAGGCTTTGGTCGCCGCCGGCGTGCGAGGCATTCTGGCGAGCGGCTGGGGGGCGTTGAAGGCCGAGGACTTGCCGGAGAATGTGCTCCTCATCAAGGAGGCGCCGCATTCCTGGCTGTTTCCCAAAATGGCGGCGATCGTGCATCACGGCGGTGCGGGAACGACGGCCGCCGCGCTTCGAGCCGGAAAGCCGTCGCTCGTCGTGCCGTTTTTTGGCGATCAGCCGTTCTGGGGCGCGCGGGTGCATGCGATCGGCGCAGGCCCGAAACCGATCCCAAGAGGAAAGCTCACCGCGGGGCGGCTTGCGGCGGCCCTTCGCGTGATGACGCAATCGCAGGAGATGCGGGAGAGGGCGGCGGAGATTGGGGCGCTGATCTCCAACGAGGACGGTGTGGCGGTGGCGCGGGGGCTCATCGAGAGCGCGGGGGCCGGGCCCGCTCGCCGGTAA
- a CDS encoding CitMHS family transporter, producing MLALLGLITILVLLTSIMTNRLSPLVALILVPLVAALIGGFGLDTAKFIVDGLKGIAPVAAMFVFAIVFFGIVTDAGMMDPIIDRILKAVGLRPTRIVMGTALLALIIHLDGSGAVTFLITIPAMLPLYDRLGMDRRVLALVASLAAGVNFLPWTGPVLRASAALSVPVTDIFNPLILVQVVGLLFTFTTAYLLGRREEKRLGLTGGADAPGEAVVTGRVLTEAEQKTRRPKLFWVNILLTLGVLGTMMSGVVPAAIMFMIGTVIALIINYPKVDDQKARVDAHAKAALMMATILFAAGSFTGIMRGTGMLTAMAQGAASFVPEAMAQHIPFGLGIIAMPLSLLFDPDSYYFGVMPVVAHVYENFGGAPIEIAQASILGQMTTGFPVSPLTPATFLVVGLTGISLGEHQRFAIPFLFGASVLMTFCAALIGVFPF from the coding sequence ATGTTGGCTCTACTCGGACTCATAACAATCCTCGTTCTGCTCACGTCGATCATGACCAACCGGCTTTCGCCACTGGTCGCTCTGATCCTCGTGCCTTTGGTTGCCGCCCTGATCGGCGGTTTCGGTCTTGATACCGCGAAGTTCATCGTCGATGGGCTCAAAGGAATTGCGCCGGTCGCGGCGATGTTCGTCTTTGCGATCGTCTTCTTCGGCATCGTCACCGACGCCGGCATGATGGACCCGATCATCGACCGGATCCTGAAGGCCGTCGGCCTGCGGCCGACACGCATCGTCATGGGGACGGCGCTGCTTGCGCTGATCATCCATCTGGACGGGTCGGGTGCGGTGACGTTCCTTATCACCATCCCTGCCATGCTGCCGCTCTATGACCGGCTCGGCATGGATCGTCGCGTTCTGGCTCTGGTCGCGTCTCTCGCCGCCGGCGTCAACTTCCTGCCGTGGACCGGCCCGGTGCTGCGTGCCTCGGCTGCGCTCAGCGTTCCCGTCACCGACATCTTCAACCCGCTCATTCTGGTGCAGGTCGTCGGCCTCCTCTTCACCTTCACGACCGCCTATCTTCTGGGTCGGCGCGAAGAGAAGCGTCTCGGCCTGACCGGCGGCGCGGATGCCCCCGGCGAAGCCGTCGTCACGGGCCGGGTGCTCACGGAAGCGGAACAGAAAACCCGCCGTCCGAAGCTCTTCTGGGTCAACATCCTGCTCACCCTCGGCGTGCTCGGGACGATGATGTCGGGTGTGGTTCCTGCCGCGATCATGTTCATGATCGGCACCGTCATCGCTCTCATCATCAACTATCCGAAGGTCGACGATCAGAAGGCGCGGGTCGATGCCCATGCCAAGGCTGCTCTGATGATGGCGACCATCCTCTTCGCCGCGGGCTCCTTCACCGGCATCATGCGCGGGACGGGCATGTTGACCGCGATGGCGCAAGGTGCTGCCAGCTTCGTGCCGGAGGCGATGGCCCAGCATATCCCGTTCGGTCTCGGCATCATCGCCATGCCGCTCAGTCTCCTGTTCGACCCGGACTCCTATTACTTCGGCGTCATGCCGGTCGTGGCCCATGTCTACGAGAACTTCGGTGGTGCCCCGATCGAAATCGCCCAGGCTTCCATCCTCGGCCAGATGACGACCGGTTTCCCGGTGAGCCCGCTCACCCCCGCCACCTTCCTGGTGGTCGGTCTGACCGGCATCTCGCTCGGCGAACACCAGAGATTTGCGATCCCCTTCCTGTTCGGCGCCTCCGTCCTGATGACGTTCTGCGCCGCCCTGATCGGTGTCTTCCCCTTCTAA
- a CDS encoding 3-oxoacid CoA-transferase subunit B encodes MDNKVLIAKRIAQELKSGDLVNLGIGMPTLVASYLPKDLEVFFQSENGIIGMSMLPHPGLEDLDLTDAGGNPIGAVPGAAGFDSGFSFGLIRGGHLDVTVLGGLQVDERGYLANWMVPGKMVPGMGGAMDLVAGAKKVIVAMTHTAKGAPKIVKECSLPLTAERRVDLIVTEMAVITPTADGLVLSEVAPGTSVEDVLAATEASLIVPDAVGEMKVAA; translated from the coding sequence ATGGATAACAAGGTTCTGATCGCCAAGCGGATCGCGCAGGAGCTGAAATCCGGCGATCTCGTCAATCTCGGCATCGGCATGCCGACGCTCGTCGCATCCTATCTGCCGAAGGATCTGGAGGTCTTCTTTCAGTCCGAAAACGGCATCATCGGCATGAGCATGCTGCCGCATCCGGGTCTGGAAGATCTCGATCTGACGGATGCCGGCGGCAACCCGATCGGCGCGGTTCCGGGAGCGGCGGGCTTCGATTCCGGCTTCTCCTTCGGCCTCATCCGCGGCGGTCATCTCGACGTGACGGTGCTCGGCGGCCTGCAGGTCGACGAGCGCGGCTATCTCGCCAACTGGATGGTGCCGGGAAAGATGGTGCCGGGCATGGGCGGGGCGATGGACCTCGTCGCCGGGGCGAAGAAGGTGATCGTCGCCATGACGCACACCGCCAAGGGCGCGCCGAAGATCGTCAAGGAATGCAGCCTGCCGCTGACGGCGGAACGCCGCGTCGATCTGATCGTGACGGAAATGGCGGTCATCACGCCGACGGCCGACGGCCTCGTCCTCAGCGAGGTCGCACCCGGAACGAGCGTCGAGGACGTCCTTGCGGCAACCGAAGCGAGCCTCATCGTTCCCGACGCCGTGGGCGAGATGAAGGTGGCCGCCTGA
- a CDS encoding NAD(P)H-binding protein, translating to MTDPQNASDLRPKRILVLGATGTIGRATARALVARGHEVVCFVRPKAGVGGALTPEGTAKLLEGAKLRFGEVTDPASLRRDGFSGEPFDVLVSCLASRTGGEKDAWAIDYQAHSDALAAARAAGVSQMVLLSAICVQKPLLAFQQAKLAFEKELIASGLTYSIVRPTAFFKSLAGQIDRLRAGKPYLLFGDGRLTACKPISDDDLGRYLAECVDDDNRHDKILPIGGPGDAVTPIEQGERLFQLLGKEPKFKHVPVALMDAIIAGLSGLGRFSPKLRAKAELARIGRYYATESMLLLNPETGRYDAAATPSYGTETLFDFYARLVTGEARVERGDHAVF from the coding sequence ATGACGGATCCACAGAATGCGAGCGATCTGAGGCCCAAACGCATCCTCGTTCTGGGCGCGACTGGCACGATCGGTCGTGCCACGGCGAGGGCGCTCGTTGCCCGCGGCCATGAGGTCGTCTGCTTCGTGCGGCCGAAAGCCGGTGTCGGCGGGGCGCTGACGCCGGAGGGGACGGCGAAGCTTCTGGAGGGGGCAAAACTGCGCTTCGGCGAGGTGACTGACCCGGCTTCGCTCAGACGCGACGGGTTTTCCGGCGAGCCTTTCGACGTTCTCGTCTCCTGCCTTGCCTCGCGCACCGGCGGAGAAAAAGACGCCTGGGCGATCGATTATCAGGCGCATTCCGACGCCCTTGCCGCGGCGCGGGCGGCGGGTGTGAGCCAGATGGTGCTTCTGTCGGCGATCTGCGTGCAGAAACCGCTTCTCGCCTTCCAGCAGGCGAAACTCGCCTTCGAGAAGGAATTGATCGCGTCGGGGCTCACCTATTCGATCGTGCGGCCGACGGCCTTCTTCAAATCGCTCGCCGGCCAGATCGACCGGCTGCGCGCCGGAAAGCCCTATCTTCTCTTCGGCGACGGGCGGCTGACGGCGTGCAAGCCGATCAGCGACGACGATCTCGGGCGCTATCTCGCCGAATGCGTGGATGACGACAACCGCCACGACAAGATCCTGCCGATCGGCGGGCCGGGCGATGCGGTGACGCCGATCGAACAGGGGGAAAGGCTGTTTCAGCTTCTGGGTAAGGAGCCGAAATTCAAGCATGTGCCGGTGGCGCTGATGGATGCGATCATCGCCGGGCTGAGCGGGCTTGGCAGGTTCTCGCCGAAGCTGCGCGCCAAGGCGGAGCTCGCCCGGATCGGGCGCTATTACGCGACGGAATCGATGCTGCTCCTCAATCCCGAGACCGGGCGCTACGACGCGGCGGCGACGCCGTCCTACGGCACCGAAACGCTGTTCGATTTCTATGCGCGGCTCGTCACAGGCGAAGCGCGCGTGGAACGCGGCGACCACGCAGTGTTTTGA
- a CDS encoding AtuA-related protein, whose protein sequence is MKLFDIAHSRTGDKGDISNISVIAYDEKDYARLAAHVTAERVKEHFKGIVHGDVVRYELPSIGALNFVMYEALGGGVTRSLALDPHGKCLGSALLALEIPDSDV, encoded by the coding sequence ATGAAACTCTTCGACATTGCCCATTCGCGTACCGGCGACAAAGGCGACATCTCCAACATCTCGGTCATTGCCTATGACGAGAAAGATTATGCGCGGCTTGCCGCCCATGTGACGGCCGAACGGGTGAAGGAGCATTTCAAGGGCATCGTTCACGGCGACGTCGTCCGCTACGAACTGCCCAGCATCGGCGCCCTGAACTTCGTCATGTACGAAGCGCTCGGCGGCGGCGTCACCCGCTCTCTGGCTCTCGACCCGCACGGCAAATGTCTCGGCTCCGCGCTTCTGGCGCTGGAAATCCCCGACAGCGACGTCTGA
- a CDS encoding LysR family transcriptional regulator, with protein sequence MARVSPVRTPNVRQIRAFLAVAKHLRFTRAAEDLNISQPALTVQINQLEEVLSIKLFDRNKRQVSLTPAGRNLLPMFERIVTDLEDVVIASTDLAYARRGAVRVAALPSVSASLLPKALVSFRRTHPNISVRIRDVVADDIINLVKAEQVDFGIGIRLTPDRDIKVENFITDHICAFFRRGHPIEDAPPVLTIKDCAPYPLILTSRNSSVRVLFERALAREGVEVHIAGDVNYMSTALGMVRAGYGIGILPTSAVDSGHTMGLGFKRIDAPWLNRRVGIIRKSGRYLSPVVEHFIQAVQDTAGNLPSANFRSVRRSEPIGAVERKAS encoded by the coding sequence ATGGCGAGAGTTTCTCCGGTACGGACGCCCAATGTCCGCCAGATTCGGGCCTTTCTCGCCGTTGCGAAGCATCTGCGTTTCACCCGCGCGGCGGAAGACCTCAACATCTCGCAGCCGGCGTTGACGGTGCAGATCAATCAGCTTGAAGAGGTCCTCTCCATCAAGCTCTTCGATCGCAACAAAAGACAAGTCTCGCTGACGCCGGCGGGGCGCAACCTTTTGCCGATGTTTGAACGCATCGTCACCGATCTCGAAGACGTGGTGATCGCCAGCACCGATCTCGCCTATGCGCGGCGCGGGGCGGTACGCGTGGCCGCCCTTCCTTCCGTCTCCGCCAGCCTGCTGCCGAAGGCGCTCGTTTCGTTTCGGCGCACGCATCCCAATATCAGCGTGCGCATCCGCGACGTGGTCGCCGACGACATCATCAATCTGGTGAAGGCCGAACAGGTCGATTTCGGCATCGGCATCCGCCTGACGCCCGACCGCGACATCAAGGTCGAGAATTTCATCACCGACCATATCTGCGCCTTCTTCCGGCGGGGGCACCCGATCGAGGACGCGCCGCCCGTTCTCACCATCAAGGATTGCGCGCCCTATCCGCTCATTTTGACGAGCCGCAACAGCAGCGTGCGCGTGCTCTTCGAACGAGCGCTGGCGCGCGAGGGGGTGGAAGTCCATATCGCCGGCGACGTGAATTACATGTCGACCGCGCTCGGAATGGTGCGGGCGGGCTATGGCATCGGCATCCTGCCGACATCGGCGGTCGATTCCGGCCATACGATGGGCCTCGGCTTCAAGCGCATCGACGCGCCCTGGCTCAACCGCCGCGTCGGCATCATCCGCAAATCCGGGCGCTATCTGAGCCCGGTCGTGGAGCATTTCATCCAGGCCGTGCAGGATACGGCGGGCAATCTCCCGAGCGCGAATTTCCGCTCCGTACGCCGCTCCGAGCCGATCGGGGCGGTGGAACGCAAGGCCTCCTGA